TTTTTCATCTATTAGAGATTGGAGAACAGGAACCGAGAAATCGGGTGTTCCCATAAAGATCACTTTCGTCATTAAGCTTCATACCCTTCTAATTCTTCTTCTGTAATATACTTTTCTACTTTTGTTGTAAATAAAATGCCGTGCAGGTGATCGATTTCATGCTGGATGGCCCTGGCCAGAAAATCCTGGGCTTGAAATTCAACCGTTCTTCCTTTACGGTCCTGTGTACGGACCCTGATCGAGTATGGGCGTGTCACTTCTCCGTAGAGGCCGGGGAAGCTCAGGCATCCTTCGATGTCGGTTTGAGACCCTTCTGACTCGATGATTTCCGGATTGATCAGTTCAATTGTTCCTGATTCATCGCCGATGTCGACGACCGCTACCTGAAGGTCGATGCCCACTTGAGGGGCTGCAAGCCCGACTCCGTCCGCCTCGATCATGGTATCATACATATTTACAAGTAATTTCTTTAACTTTTTATCAAAATCCGTTACCTTCTCACATTCCTTTTCGAGAATGGCATCCGGATGCATGACGATTGGAAGTATTGCCATAACTGTCCTCCATTTTTCTATATGAATAGTGTTACATCATCATATAAGGGTTCACATCTATGGAGATGGTTAACCCTTGAGATGCATATTGCTGCTGAAATTGATCCAGTACTGTTTTTAACGTACTCCCAAGATTTGGTTCACGCTTGTATTTTATCAAACATTGATAACGGTATCTATTCTTGATCCTGGGAATGGGCGATGCAACCGGTCCGAGGATGATCGTTGTATCAGATAGCTTTGAACGGATGAATGCCGTCATTTTCTCTGAAATATCCACAACCTTCATTAAATCTTCATGACTTAATGTGATCAGCGTGATGTAATAAAAAGGAGGATAGGAACCCATTTTTCTCATCATCATTTCCTGCTGATAAAAACGATTATAATCATGATTGGATGCTAATTCGATCGAATAGTGCTCCGGTGTATACGTTTGGATGACTACTTCCCCGGGCAGTGTGTGCCTGCCAGCCCTTCCACTTACTTGAGTCAACAATTGGAACGTCTTTTCCGCTGCCCTGAAATCCGGCAGATGGAGCATCGTATCCGCACTGAGTACACCTACCAGGGTGATATTCGGAAAATCCAGGCCCTTTGCAATCATTTGCGTACCCAGGAGGATATCTGCCTTGCCTTCCCCGAAAGCCGTTAACAGTTTTTCATGTGAGCCTTTCCGGGATGTGGTATCGACATCCATACGAATGATCCTTGCATCCGGGAGGAGCTTTGTCAATTCTTCCTCAACCTTCTGTGTACCCGTCCCAAAATAACGGATATGCTCACTTGTGCATTCTGGACATGTGGATGGGACCCCTTCTTCATACCCGCAATAATGGCATTTCATCCCATTGGAAAATCGATGATAGGTCAAGGAGATATCGCAATTGGGGCATTGCAGGACAAAGCCGCAATCTCTGCACATGATGAAGGATGAGTGCCCCCTGCGATTTAGAAAAAGGACAGTCTGCTCTCCCTTTTCAAGCCTGCCCTGGAGCTTTTCGAACAGGTTGGTTGAAAACATGGAACGGTTTCCCTTCCTGAGTTCCTCTCTCATATCCACGATATCTACCGATGGAAGCGGCCCGTCATTCATCCGTTTATCAAGTGTCAATAGTCCGTAAACCCCTTTTGAAGACCGGGCGAAGGATTCAAGTGAAGGGGTTGCACTGCCTAAGATCACCGGGCATTGATGGAATTCCCCTCGATAGATGGCCACGTCCCTTGCGTGATAACGTGGATTTTCCTCTTGCTTGTAGCTGGTTTCATGCTCTTCATCGATGATGATGATCCCGATATTTTCAAAAGGGGCAAAAACGGCAGAGCGGGCTCCGACCACCACTTTCACTTCCTTGCGCTGGATCTTTCTCCACTCATCATACTTTTCCCCGACTGATAATCCGCTGTGAAGGACGGCGACATCGTCACCAAACCTTCCTTTAAAGCGGTGTACCATCTGAGGGGTAAGGGAAATCTCTGGAACAAGTACGATTGCTTCTTTCCCTTCCTCGAGTACCCGTTGGATGGACTGCAGATAGATCTCTGTCTTCCCGCTCCCTGTAACACCGTAAAGGAGAAATGTGTGATGCTCCTCTTGATCGATGGTACTCAGTATCGGACGAATCGCCTCTTCCTGCTGGGAAGTCAATGAGAGGGGGAATGTCTTCTCAAATGTTTTATTTTCAAAAGGATCACGGTACACTTCCACGTTTTTCTCTACAAGGATCCCTTTATGGACTAAAGACTTTATGGTACTTGAAGTCGTGGCCATCACTTCCGTCAGGGCGGATGCGAGTATCCCATCACCACCAGGAGCCGCATCCAACATATATTCGATGATTTGTTTTTGCTTACTGGCCTGGGGCGGCAAACCATCTTTCACTTCATCCACTTGATCGATCGGTACGTTCAGATAAAGCTTTCGTACTGTTTTCTTATTCCCTTTCGCTTTCACCCTGTAGATGACTTCGACAGAGCCATTTTTCACCTCTTTATGTACGAGGGTGAGCATGCCGCTTTCTTCGATTGCATTCCAGGAGACCTCTTTTCCGTCCTGGAAAAAGCGTTGGAGGGAGAGATGGAGTTCACCCGGATTCCTGCCTTCTTCCAGTCGAAGGAATTTTTCATACTTCGCTTTCATGGCTGCAGGAAGCATCGCTTGAAAGGCGGAGATTTTAAAGCAGAGAGTCTTCTCGGTCAACCAGCTCCCGAGTGCAAGTAACTCTTTATTCAGGACGGGTATGAGATCCATCGGCTCGACGATCGATTTAAGTTTCGAGACTTCCCCTTTTTCCTTTAATTCAATGACAAAGCCCTGGATTTTCCTCGGACCAAAGGGCACAACGACCCTCATACCGGGAACGATGCTGCCTTTCCATTCATCCGGGATACTGTAATCATACGTTCGATCCGTCTGCATGGCAGGAACGTCGACAATGACGCTAGCTACGTTCATGGGAGGAACCCTTCTTCATATGCCGGACGGCTTCTTTATAGATTTCTTTGGCTACCTCTACCTTTGATAATAAAGGCAGCTCGCGAACGTCTCCCCCACTCGTGACAATCGATACTTTGTTTGTATCTGTTCCGAACCCGGATCCCGTTTCTTTCACATTATTTGCGACGATCATATCTGCCCGCTTTTTCTCAAGCTTCGCCTTGGCATACTCTTCGACGTTTGTCGTCTCAGCTGCAAATCCGATGA
The DNA window shown above is from Rossellomorea vietnamensis and carries:
- the priA gene encoding primosomal protein N' encodes the protein MNVASVIVDVPAMQTDRTYDYSIPDEWKGSIVPGMRVVVPFGPRKIQGFVIELKEKGEVSKLKSIVEPMDLIPVLNKELLALGSWLTEKTLCFKISAFQAMLPAAMKAKYEKFLRLEEGRNPGELHLSLQRFFQDGKEVSWNAIEESGMLTLVHKEVKNGSVEVIYRVKAKGNKKTVRKLYLNVPIDQVDEVKDGLPPQASKQKQIIEYMLDAAPGGDGILASALTEVMATTSSTIKSLVHKGILVEKNVEVYRDPFENKTFEKTFPLSLTSQQEEAIRPILSTIDQEEHHTFLLYGVTGSGKTEIYLQSIQRVLEEGKEAIVLVPEISLTPQMVHRFKGRFGDDVAVLHSGLSVGEKYDEWRKIQRKEVKVVVGARSAVFAPFENIGIIIIDEEHETSYKQEENPRYHARDVAIYRGEFHQCPVILGSATPSLESFARSSKGVYGLLTLDKRMNDGPLPSVDIVDMREELRKGNRSMFSTNLFEKLQGRLEKGEQTVLFLNRRGHSSFIMCRDCGFVLQCPNCDISLTYHRFSNGMKCHYCGYEEGVPSTCPECTSEHIRYFGTGTQKVEEELTKLLPDARIIRMDVDTTSRKGSHEKLLTAFGEGKADILLGTQMIAKGLDFPNITLVGVLSADTMLHLPDFRAAEKTFQLLTQVSGRAGRHTLPGEVVIQTYTPEHYSIELASNHDYNRFYQQEMMMRKMGSYPPFYYITLITLSHEDLMKVVDISEKMTAFIRSKLSDTTIILGPVASPIPRIKNRYRYQCLIKYKREPNLGSTLKTVLDQFQQQYASQGLTISIDVNPYMMM
- the def gene encoding peptide deformylase → MAILPIVMHPDAILEKECEKVTDFDKKLKKLLVNMYDTMIEADGVGLAAPQVGIDLQVAVVDIGDESGTIELINPEIIESEGSQTDIEGCLSFPGLYGEVTRPYSIRVRTQDRKGRTVEFQAQDFLARAIQHEIDHLHGILFTTKVEKYITEEELEGYEA